attaaacaaataaaaaaaactattgatGTTTACTTTGACTGTTACATTGGGTACAGCAAGAATCCAGAGAAAGATGAGTGGACATATTGGCCTGCATATAGTCCTGCAGCCTGGTCTGAAGGAAGCTGAATGTGCACAGTGTCCCCAGGCTGTAGAGGGAGCACTGCACTTCCTGATGCTTGATCCAGGAAGTTCTTCTTGTACTCATCATAGGTGTACATCACAGGCTCATTGTTCCTGTACAGGGCCACCCATACATTGGCTCCCTTGCAATGGACATGGTAAGCAAAGTAGTAAATCCCTGGAATGTCGCAGGTGAAGATGCCGGTCTGGGGGTTGTAGTTCTGGCGGCCATTGTATAAAAGCTTGTCGAACACCACAGGGGTACCCACAGGAGGAAAAGGAGTTGTCAGCTTTGCTGTGAATGCAGGCATCTCTAAGCCATTCCCACCCATTGCCTGTGCCCCGTACTTCCCCTTCGTGTAGGCCCCAAGTGGGGTCTTGACACCATCAAGACCTGGGCCCATCTCTGGCAGGATCTGTCCAAATCCAGGAAGTTCAGCTGGGGGCCCTGGTGGGCCAGGAGGGCCAGGTGGTCCTGGTTGGCCAGGTAGGCCTGGGGGTCCACTGGGTCCTGATTTTCCTGTTGGTCCCAAAGGACCCTGGAGACCGGGTTTTCCTTCACCTGGGCGGCCAGGCTGACCAGGTGGCCCAATATCACCTTTTGGTCCTGGAACACCTGGAGGCCCAATTGGTCCTCCAGGGCCCATAATTCCTGGGATGCCCTTAGGGCCTTGAAGACCTTGTTCGCCTGGCATACCCACTTCTCCTTTTGGACCAGGCATACCAGGTGCTCCTGGAAGACCTGGAAGCCCCTTGTGTCCATTTTCACCTTTTGGCCCCATGGGGCCAGGAAAGCCCCGTGGTCCTGGTTGACCTACCTCTCCAAGAAAGCCTGGCTGTCCTGGAAGTCCTGGAGGTCCTGGTTCACCCTTAGGACCTGCCTGACCCTGTGGTCCTCCAGCACCTACTTCTCCTTTAGGACCCGGGAAACCAAGACCTCCAGGCGGTCCCATTGGACCTGGTGGGCCGGGTGGTCCAATAGGCCCCTGGGGCCCAACCATCCCAGGGAAGCCACCTTGGCCTTTGTCGCCCTTTGGACCTGGGGCACCAGGTAAACCAGCCAAACCCCTGTCACCTTTCTGACCGGGATACCCTGGCTTACCAAATCCAGGCAATCCCGGAGCTCCAGGTAAGCCAGGTGGGCCCTGTTCTCCCTTTAAACCTTGAAACCCAGGTTGTCCTGGTAACCCATCAAGACCTGGTTTACCAACCCCTGGTAGTCCTTGTGGCCCTGGTTGTCCTGCTTCACCTGGTGGACCAGCAAGTCCTGGCTCTCCAGGGGGTCCTGGCTTTCCTAGTGCCCCAGGAGCCCCTGGCAGGCCATTCAACCCGGGTTTGCCAATCCCTGGAAGTCCAGCCTGACCTGGTGGCCCTGGTGGTCCGATGGGACCTTTTAAACCTGGTAATCCTGGCAGACCAATCCCTTtgtcacctttgggtccaagcaGGCCAGGTAAACCAGGCAGACCCTTGTGGCCAGACTCTCCTCTGGGTCCTGGCTGTCCTGGTAGCCCCTGTCCTCCCTGCTTCCCAATCCCAGGCAGTCCTGGAGGGCCTGGTAGGCCCTGTGGCCCTGGCAGCCCCATTGGTCCCTCTCCACCAGCAGGACCCGCTTCACCTTTTGGCCCTGGAGGTCCAATTCCTCCTGGTTTTCCTGGCATTCCGGGCATACCTGGTTTACCAACTCCTGGGTATCCTGGGGGTCCAGACGGACCAGGCTTTCCTGGGGGTCCTGGCAATCCATGGCCTGGCAAACCTGGAGGACCCTGAGGGCCTGGAGGCCCCTGAGGACCTATTTCTCCTGGAACACCCTTTTCACCTCTGGGAACTATGTCACCTGTTcaggataaaaaatattgaaagaaaaattCTACATTCCTCTTTTCCTCAAACTGTACTCAGCTTCACAAAAAACTTGATTCGGACACTCAAGTATACAAGAAGTCTCATCCACAAGAATTTAAATACATGATGTCAGGCCTGCATATTAATCTATAATTACTTTGCAGGTGAACAGATGTCGAGGAAACGGACCGTGTGTCGGAGGAGAACTACAAAGAGCGTGAGTGAGAGAGGCTCACCTTTGCCATTCTTGCGTGGCACCTCCTTCCCCATGTGCATTGGTATCTGTGGAAGCTCCTTCCTGTACTGCGGCATCATAGGCAGTTCTTTgccatactgtatgtgtggcAGCATCTCCTTGCCCAGGTACTGTTGATGCGGCACCCCTTCCTTACCAAGGGGCATCTGAGGTAACTGTGGCATGGGCTGGAGCTGCTGGGGAAGCTGCTTGTGTCCATAATACACCCCTGCATGGACCTGGCATATCGCTGCCACTTGGAGTGCCGTCATTAAGAAGCAACTGCAGAAGGAGGGCATGGCTATAATCTGGGAGAAGAGTGAAAGTATTAATGGGACGGGATGTTAAAAACACGctgtgtttttacatatttacagataatatttacagcagaaaacacaaacGCACCCCGCTTAAGGAAGTTGCAAAAGCAGCTGGTAACAGTATTGTTCTGCACTATCTTAAGTCAGCTAAGGGGAAATGAATTCACATGGCTAGGGTCAGTGGTGCTTTTCTGCAAGTGCTGATGAGAAACAAATGATCACAGATTGtgtgttttggaaagaaaaagtcAGTTCGAACTGAAACCTCTGGAAATTCACCAGCGCCTGCGTGTAATTCTGGAGAGTCACAGCTGCAATCAATGAGAAAACAAACGGCGATGGCGTCCCCCACTGCTCCAACCTGGGCCTCGCATAGACTGCTTTTCAGCTTGTCTGGCTGTCAGGTGTGacctcttctttttccctctTTACCTTTCAAAGctcagtaaatcagtgtatacATGTGGTGACTGCAATGGTTataaatacattatcaatgtaCTAAAGAGGATCTGCTGGatatctgttttaatttttcactccAGGAAACGCTCTCAAAAAGTTTCCTTATTTGGATACAGTCCAGAGCTgcccatccattatcaataaccaatTAAATCGCCACAATCTTTGACTTTGGTGTACTGGAGTCAGTGTTGGGGTACTAGAGTACAGGCATTTCAGAGGCTCTGCGGGATCCCAGGACCGTTACCACGACGGAGAACCCCTCTGTGAATGATGTGTTCCCTGGAAAACGAGGCAGAAGAAACAAAATCAACTCTTGCCTTGAGCAGCCAAGCCTAATAACCCTCACATGTGCAGCTGCCGActtttcagcagctctgtgcaCGGTAACAGTGGTTATAAACTGGtgttattttaatgttcttaGCTTCCTGCAGGCGGACACTGGCAAACCTAAACAGCAAAGCCAAGAAACACTGTCCACGTATTAGCAGCCTAAACCGCTCTTGTCTCAGCTAAGATTTGATGGAGTGCCCTCTTCTCACCAAACAACTTTAAAACGTTCCCTCAGAGATCAAATGCCTCGCAGCAACTACTTGCCCCAAAATAACATTTGCCATATCGTTCGTGACGAATAACTGCATaccagaaaaatgtaaaaaggaagTGATCTGcccaacaaaaatataatttcaaagaacaaacattgtttctcctttcctctgcctcctcttcATTTCACTCTCTCGCTCTTCACGTTTAGTGTAAACACTGCTTTCATCGGACACATTCTTCCCAATAATCTGCATCAACTAGACTGTCTCTCAGTGCACAACAGGTAACAGGTGAACAGGCAGAAGGTTAGCTACTGTAACCTCAtggctgctgggggggggcttGCTGTTTAGCCCTTGACAATAGTACTTACTcaaattgaaataataataataataataataataataataataatgactacTGGAATTTGAAAAAAGCCAGGTGACACGTGAAATCTGACAATGTATTCTTGGCGTTCATACAATATTTTCCAACGAGAGATGCTGGACAGCACATGGAGTAGAAGAATGAAAGAAGAATTAAGGGCACCTTGTTGTCAAATCTGCAAAATATCGTTAAAGTAAAGCTATTAATGTAGGAATTGAATTAATATTCCTTCAAAGGGACATTAAGGGAGTTATCAgctctttgttaaaaaaaaactgctggaagCAGTAGATCTGTCATCCATCCCAGCCTTTGGGGAAATTCCTACCATTCCAGAGTGTGATTTTGGTTATCACGTTTTGCACAAATCAGCACAAATTTGtagtttgttaaataaaaaggtCTGGAATTAGTTTCTGACAACATACTTTTTCCATTCCAGAAACAACATCATTTAGGAAATGAGCTACACATGCAATTCAACAAGAttagaatttagtttttttctggGGTGTAatataatgacaataaacatACGGTGGAAACATTTGCTAGGAGTGTTAAGCGGTATACAATGATTTAAATTACGGGAAGTGTTGTCTGAACAAACCAGCCGCCCTGATGAAAGGCAGCACTCGGTCTTGTGCAGTCACAATGATGGTGTTAATAAAAAGGAATATAAATCAGTTGATCAAAGAAGTGCATTATGAGAAACTGCACAGGTCATCTAACTCTGGGCCTTACAAGTAAGAAACTCCAAGTGAATTGTGACCTGTTACCAGAACCTAGAGCTCTCATTGTTGGGATCATTTGCCTTATCATGAAAAATGGTGGATGGGGCCCTCGAGAGTTTGCATATGATTGGAAAACCAAAGACCATCCTCTCTCAAACCTCACACGTAGTGGTGACCCTGCCCACCTTTTCATGGGTCACTGAAAGGAATGTCCCATCAAACGCTGGATTTTTACACTGACTGTCTTCGTGCACAAGGAGGtgtgtacaggtatgttatgtACAAGTGTGGAGGTACCACAAGTCTGTAAGGTACAGCATGTGGGCTTTTGGGACACCGGTTTCTATGTCACGGTTCTATGCCATCAGCATCACTCTTGTTTCGACCCATCAGGTAACCAAGCCTTCAATAAGCTCTATCATAAGTTATGATGGAGGACTGGAAGGAGTTTAGGAAATGGCTGTGTCCCAAAAGAGAAGATTGGAGGACTGGGAAACAGTCTTCGAAAATATCAAATTGCTGACAGTATGATCACATTACCTTGAAGATCGAAGGGTCATCTTCTACTGGTCAGCTCATCCCCACTTGTCCTTCTACACCAAATATAGACCACAGACACATCCACAAAAGTCCAAAAGCAGCCCAGTCTTACTGAAATAATCTATTTTCAGTAACACCCTGTCCCCTGTCCTCTTCGACTACTCAACCCTACGCTTGCAATAAATCCACAATGAATATGTtaaaaacagagagacaaattGAACCCCCGCAGGTGAGGTCCTATTACCAACATCGAGctttctttcttcagtttttttcgtGAAATAAGTTGTGATGAACATAACTTCATTACCCCTCTGCAAGACACGTTTAACTTATTTTCTGTGGTTGTTTTTGTTAGTCATTTTTTCACCCTGATCCACCCTGGTTCAGCAAAGATCCAGCACATACCCCTCTATCTGCCATTTTCATATAATAAGTACtgatgttatttatttgtttctcagacacttttccctACTTTTCTGCTGGGTATAATTCAAAGACGTGATTGAAGGTACATGGTGAGAAATTTTTGTGTGCAGAAATGAGCACCTCATGAatcttccctcctcctctgtctctgcTGGCTGATAGTTGTTTCCTGTATCATGTTCAACACATTAGTTACAGTCTACAAGACCATTAACGGATCTGCTCTCTGATACCTCcgggacctgatcactcgctatgcccaaaccagactgctacactcctccacctctggtcacTTGGTATTCCAACACACAAGACGTCCAAAGTCAAAAAtccaaaggttcttggttttggttATCACAGGGTGGGATGAgctccctctttcactcagaactgccgaatcctTCTCAAAATTTAAgaagtctcaaaacacatctctcttTTCTATCTTCTCCAGAAATTTCACCGCACTTTCTGTATGGTAATTATTGTCAACTCTGTATACTGCTACATGTGTAATATATGCTGGCAAAAACAACACTTAGAGACCCACGtgtcagtgtttctgtgtgttggtgaattttacttttctttttctcagttgCACAtatctttagagaaaagtgtctgctgaattaaaaaatagaaaagtatTCAGGCAGCAGTCTCTGCCATCTGCAGGCTTCAGATACACTTTCCTGATGAGTCAGTCCAGAAACCGCACCCAAGGACACAGAAGGGGAGCACAGATCCAATGTTTGCTGGAGCACAGATATTCCAGTAACCCTCTCCTTAacctcaaccctaaccctaaacctaaacAGAAGCTTCCATCTTTACCAACACATTTTAGATCTGATAGGAGAAAAATGCATCAGATATCCTTACTTCCTGTGAGTCTGGGCTGAAACAACACAGTCAATATAATATGCAATCTCAGTGTTACCAGGATGGTAAAAAGTAATTGGCTGACATATTTTGTGCTTATGAAAGtggtaattgtaattgtaaaaatgatattttaaaacagaactGCCGATGATGACAGTCTTGACTTGTGCAAAATTACTTTCTGACCTTTGCTATTGTTCATATACTGTACGTATTAAGTCAAGAAGTGAAGTTATGTTGTGACTTTTGGTTACCACTAGAGGGCAGAGTTCATTAGCATGGGCTGATGGGAGCTCCAAAACCTTGTACATTGTATTACCTGAGACGATGATACACATGAAGTATATCTTTACGGAAGTGAGCTTTACACTGTTTTGTTGAGGGCACAATTTCTCTGCTTGGCCACCCTCAACTCTTGTTCATCtccgtctctctttctcctgtcCTTGACCTGGTCATCCAGTGTTGTCATTTCCGGTTCTGCAGGTCGCGTCAATACTCGGGGTGGCTGATGAGTCAAATCACACATCCATCCCTCTTAGAGACTTTGAGATCCATGTACAATTCCCTACTCATTTTCTAACCATATCAGtcccttcttctccttcatGGCCACCAGACTACTCTCATGTGAACATCCTCCTGCACTTACAAATAATGCCAAACAAAGgctttgctgcttttgttgGACTCCTTCACGTTCATTCAATGAGTAAAAAAACACCAAAGGCTCATGGCTGCTAGGTTCAGATAAGAACTGACCTTgttccaaaaacacactgaagccTGAGGGGGGTCTCTCTGCTCACAGACTGTCCGCCCTGCCATCTCCTGAAGTACGTCCTTTGGGCATTGAAAGCGCACTCTTCAAGGATATCCAAGGGAAGCTGCTATTGGAACAACACGATGTGTGTTCTCAGTGAACGTTGCAGTCACTTTACAGCGAGGTTAAACTTGGATGAGCCACGAGGCACTGCTCCTGAAGGACAGCTGAAGGGCATGGCACATGTTGCTAACGCTTAGAGCACATGAGGTGCGATATTCTTTTATCGGTACAGGGACCAAGAAAAGGTGTGGGGCAAACCTGCTCCACTCCTGTTGACTTTGACCAACAAGTTTAACGTCCTGAAGACAACCGTCAGACTGAGAACTTCAACCGTCTTGTCGGATGCCCTTCTATGTCTGCTACCTATTTTACAGCCCGTCATTTTATGTTGCTGAAGCAACGAGAAGGAAATTTGGTTTGAGATAGCAGGACTTGAGATAACGAAACCTGCAGCAAATGCCAGAGCGATGCTTGTTTCATGGGCCACATATGGTGCAGTAATCCATGTCATGGAACTCTAACCAGAAGGTTGCCAATTTAAACTCATTTTCCTACTACTTCTATAATACCGTTAAACAAGCTACCTCTTCACTCACTATGACTAACCGTTTATCCTAGGCAGGGTTTTTGGACCCTATACTGGAAGCATAGTGCCCTAGGACAGTAAGGGCACATCCCGggcgagacaccagtccatcgcagcaCCTACtttgaattactccagtgaatACCCTGTTATATTAATGAACCATAttctggaaattgctttgggcGAAATTGTCTGGAAAACAACGAATTAGTAAAAACAGTTCCTAACCTAGAAGATCACCTTTCTCAAAGGATAAACTAAGCCAGCTCCTTGTCTTACTCTCAATTTCCCTGTTCTTGCTCTAGGACTCTGCAGGGTGTTTTCTTTGGCCGGTTTGTTAAGGAGTGGGCTCCCGGGCTGTCTGCTTGTATTTGGGTGGTTAAAGACACTTGTAAGCCCTTGGCACGGCGCCCGAAGCAGCCCGCGCCCTTCCAGCGATGACGAGTGAGTGCTCCTGGCGCCCTCTGACTTCTGGCGAGCCGCTGGTGATTTTCACACCAAGCCGCCATTGTTTTAGCTCTGTGGAGTGGAGGCTGTGAGCTTCAAAGGTCTCGGTGCCACTTGCCACCAGCCTGTAAATATGCGCAGACAGCTTATAAAAAGAGCTCATTGCCTGGAATGCTGTTTTCTGTCAGGAACGTGGTTGATGGGAGCAGGAACATGGATCCAAGTTTTAAGATGGTCCCTTGGAAATGAGAGAAAGGGTGCCCgtctggtttctttttcttcttcttcttcctgcagAGTCAGCACTGTCTTTCGCAGACAAAACAGGAGAAACCTGGACCCAGGAAGGTTG
This genomic window from Scleropages formosus chromosome 1, fSclFor1.1, whole genome shotgun sequence contains:
- the col8a1a gene encoding collagen, type VIII, alpha 1a: MPSFCSCFLMTALQVAAICQVHAGVYYGHKQLPQQLQPMPQLPQMPLGKEGVPHQQYLGKEMLPHIQYGKELPMMPQYRKELPQIPMHMGKEVPRKNGKGDIVPRGEKGVPGEIGPQGPPGPQGPPGLPGHGLPGPPGKPGPSGPPGYPGVGKPGMPGMPGKPGGIGPPGPKGEAGPAGGEGPMGLPGPQGLPGPPGLPGIGKQGGQGLPGQPGPRGESGHKGLPGLPGLLGPKGDKGIGLPGLPGLKGPIGPPGPPGQAGLPGIGKPGLNGLPGAPGALGKPGPPGEPGLAGPPGEAGQPGPQGLPGVGKPGLDGLPGQPGFQGLKGEQGPPGLPGAPGLPGFGKPGYPGQKGDRGLAGLPGAPGPKGDKGQGGFPGMVGPQGPIGPPGPPGPMGPPGGLGFPGPKGEVGAGGPQGQAGPKGEPGPPGLPGQPGFLGEVGQPGPRGFPGPMGPKGENGHKGLPGLPGAPGMPGPKGEVGMPGEQGLQGPKGIPGIMGPGGPIGPPGVPGPKGDIGPPGQPGRPGEGKPGLQGPLGPTGKSGPSGPPGLPGQPGPPGPPGPPGPPAELPGFGQILPEMGPGLDGVKTPLGAYTKGKYGAQAMGGNGLEMPAFTAKLTTPFPPVGTPVVFDKLLYNGRQNYNPQTGIFTCDIPGIYYFAYHVHCKGANVWVALYRNNEPVMYTYDEYKKNFLDQASGSAVLPLQPGDTVHIQLPSDQAAGLYAGQYVHSSFSGFLLYPM